From a single Couchioplanes caeruleus genomic region:
- a CDS encoding mycothiol transferase, whose translation MNVNDLLTEAYGRLPDLVRGAVDGLTPEQLRTAPAEGANTVGWLVWHLTRVQDSHIADLLGEDQLYATGDWAPRFGRETDPSDTGYGHSAKDVAAVRPENTRALLDYYDAVHARTLAYLEGLKPGDLDRVVDEAWDPPVTLGVRLMSILDDDVQHAGQAAYARGLL comes from the coding sequence GTGAACGTGAACGATCTGCTCACCGAGGCGTACGGCCGCCTGCCCGACCTCGTCCGGGGCGCGGTCGACGGCCTCACCCCGGAGCAGCTGCGCACCGCGCCGGCCGAGGGCGCCAACACCGTCGGCTGGCTGGTCTGGCACCTCACCCGGGTGCAGGACAGCCACATCGCCGACCTGCTCGGCGAGGACCAGCTCTACGCCACCGGCGACTGGGCGCCCCGCTTCGGCCGCGAGACCGACCCGAGCGACACCGGCTACGGCCACTCGGCGAAGGACGTCGCGGCGGTCCGCCCGGAGAACACCCGGGCGCTGCTCGACTACTACGACGCGGTGCACGCGCGCACGCTGGCGTACCTCGAGGGCCTCAAGCCCGGCGACCTGGACCGCGTCGTGGACGAGGCCTGGGACCCGCCGGTCACCCTGGGCGTCCGCCTGATGAGCATCCTGGACGACGACGTCCAGCACGCCGGCCAGGCCGCGTATGCGCGAGGCCTTCTTTAA
- a CDS encoding MFS transporter yields the protein MRGGARSWAVWAVGLSAYVVAVLHRTSLGVAGLDAQARFGIGASALASFAVLQLLVYAGLQVPVGVLLDRFGSLRLVVGGALVMAAGQALMAFSDGVGGAVAARVLVGAGDAMTFISVLRLVPQWFPARRVPVVTQLTGIVGQVGQVLSAVPLAALLSGAGWTTAFISASAAGVFVAVVAMVALHDSPERRINTGEAVTARRLGSDLATAWRHPGTRLGLWTHFTTQFPGTVFALMWGYPFLVAGEGLSRGTASTMLTLFVLVGMIGGPLLGVLVQRHPLRRSWLVLGVIAMNALGWALVIAWPGRAPLAVLLLLVVALGLGGPGSMIGFEFARTFNPPNRLGTATGIVNVGGFVASLTTILLVGLILDARTGGRAGYDIADFKVAMSVQYAIGVLGVLGILRTRRLARQRLAAEGVHVRPLREVLAERGWFSAQRLGKG from the coding sequence ATGCGAGGCGGTGCCCGCTCCTGGGCGGTATGGGCCGTCGGCCTCTCCGCGTACGTGGTGGCTGTGCTGCACCGCACGTCCCTCGGGGTCGCGGGGCTCGACGCGCAGGCGCGGTTCGGCATCGGCGCGAGCGCGCTGGCGTCCTTCGCCGTGCTGCAGCTCCTCGTCTACGCGGGCCTGCAGGTGCCGGTCGGCGTGCTGCTCGACCGCTTCGGTTCGTTGCGGCTGGTGGTCGGCGGCGCGCTGGTGATGGCCGCCGGGCAGGCGCTGATGGCGTTCTCCGACGGTGTCGGCGGGGCCGTCGCCGCCCGGGTGCTCGTCGGCGCGGGTGACGCGATGACGTTCATCAGCGTGCTGCGGCTGGTGCCCCAGTGGTTCCCGGCCCGGCGGGTGCCGGTGGTCACCCAGCTCACCGGCATCGTGGGGCAGGTCGGTCAGGTGCTCAGCGCCGTACCGTTGGCCGCCCTGCTGTCCGGCGCCGGCTGGACCACCGCCTTCATCTCCGCGTCCGCGGCCGGGGTGTTCGTCGCCGTCGTGGCGATGGTGGCGCTGCACGACAGCCCGGAGCGGCGGATCAACACCGGCGAGGCGGTCACCGCGCGCCGGCTCGGCTCGGACCTCGCCACCGCGTGGCGGCATCCCGGCACCCGGTTGGGGCTGTGGACCCACTTCACCACCCAGTTCCCCGGCACGGTGTTCGCGCTGATGTGGGGTTATCCGTTCCTGGTGGCGGGCGAGGGCCTGTCGCGCGGCACCGCCAGCACGATGCTGACGCTGTTCGTGCTCGTCGGCATGATCGGCGGCCCGCTGCTCGGCGTGCTGGTGCAGCGCCACCCGTTGCGCCGCTCGTGGCTGGTGCTGGGCGTGATCGCCATGAACGCGCTCGGCTGGGCGCTGGTGATCGCGTGGCCGGGACGCGCGCCGCTGGCCGTGCTGCTGCTGCTCGTGGTGGCGCTCGGTCTCGGCGGCCCGGGCTCGATGATCGGGTTCGAGTTCGCGCGGACGTTCAACCCGCCGAACCGGCTCGGCACGGCCACCGGCATCGTCAACGTGGGCGGGTTCGTGGCGTCGCTGACCACGATCCTGCTCGTCGGGCTGATCCTGGACGCCCGCACGGGCGGCCGCGCCGGCTACGACATCGCCGACTTCAAGGTCGCCATGTCGGTGCAGTACGCGATCGGCGTGCTCGGCGTGCTCGGCATCCTGCGGACCCGCAGGCTGGCCCGGCAACGACTGGCGGCCGAGGGCGTCCACGTCCGGCCGCTGCGCGAAGTTCTGGCCGAAAGAGGCTGGTTTAGCGCCCAGCGCCTCGGTAAAGGCTGA
- a CDS encoding S9 family peptidase, translated as MTGQLNRVDVTVLPAGWQTPGSYPSEVSGSWSPALSPDGRHAAYVSDRSGTPKVWVQPVGSDLTFLVDTGEEPVQSVHWSTGGGWLACVIAPGGAPRTEVWLVRPDGSALHQVAGFGADTAENVRWLPGRPLLAVTENLTTTLLVDAEHGTREVIAEGELVSLFDVSPDRRRALLRHGARSSRYVVVRDLRTGVEEYVTSGEQACFGPDGSVWARSDAGERPVLLRTTGGAAEILAEAPDAEVESFALTPDGSRVAVLWNAGGGLSRLTVGSRDVELPGTVVSGLAWSANGSTLAFTAEAPGQPHGVWTWDGELHPVSVEPPAPGAVRPTLRRFASHDGLEISGWLFEPATPGPHPAVLWLHGGPEAQERPGHGPLFQSLVDRGIAVFAANVRGSSGFGRSFVNADNGALRRAAIADVAACVDHLVRTGVADPARVGCMGRSYGGYLTLAALTTYPELFAVGIDVCGMSNFATFYEHTEPWIAAAAVSKYGDPVHDAELLRELSPITRIDRLRAPLMVVHGENDSNVPVIEAEQVVAALAARGAEHKYLLFPGEGHELLHRSSRAEYLRETVGWLTRHLRVPSLLG; from the coding sequence ATGACCGGTCAGCTCAACCGGGTCGATGTCACCGTGCTGCCCGCCGGGTGGCAGACGCCGGGGTCCTACCCGTCGGAGGTCAGCGGCAGCTGGTCGCCGGCACTGTCGCCGGACGGCCGGCACGCCGCGTACGTGTCGGACCGCAGCGGCACCCCGAAGGTGTGGGTGCAGCCGGTCGGCAGCGACCTGACGTTCCTGGTCGACACCGGTGAGGAGCCGGTGCAGTCGGTGCACTGGTCCACCGGCGGCGGCTGGCTGGCATGTGTGATCGCGCCCGGCGGCGCCCCGCGTACCGAGGTGTGGCTGGTCCGGCCGGACGGCTCCGCGCTGCACCAGGTCGCCGGCTTCGGCGCGGACACCGCGGAGAACGTCCGCTGGCTGCCCGGCCGCCCGCTGCTCGCGGTCACCGAGAACCTGACCACCACGCTGCTGGTGGACGCCGAGCACGGCACCCGGGAGGTGATCGCGGAGGGCGAGCTCGTGTCGCTCTTCGACGTCTCGCCCGACCGCCGCCGCGCCCTGCTGCGACACGGCGCACGCAGCAGCCGGTACGTCGTCGTCCGCGACCTCCGGACCGGCGTCGAGGAGTACGTCACCAGCGGCGAGCAGGCCTGCTTCGGCCCGGACGGCTCGGTGTGGGCGCGCAGCGACGCCGGCGAGCGCCCGGTCCTGCTGCGGACGACCGGGGGCGCCGCCGAGATCCTCGCCGAGGCGCCGGACGCCGAGGTGGAGTCGTTCGCGCTGACCCCGGACGGCTCGCGCGTCGCCGTGCTGTGGAACGCCGGCGGTGGCCTGTCCCGGCTGACCGTCGGCTCCCGGGACGTCGAGCTGCCCGGCACAGTGGTCTCCGGACTCGCCTGGAGCGCCAACGGCAGCACGCTCGCCTTCACCGCGGAGGCGCCCGGCCAGCCGCACGGCGTGTGGACCTGGGACGGCGAGCTGCACCCGGTCTCCGTCGAGCCGCCCGCCCCCGGAGCCGTACGCCCCACCCTGCGCCGTTTCGCCTCCCACGACGGCCTCGAGATCAGCGGCTGGCTGTTCGAGCCGGCGACGCCCGGTCCCCACCCGGCCGTGCTGTGGCTGCACGGCGGCCCGGAGGCCCAGGAACGCCCCGGCCACGGCCCGCTCTTCCAGTCCCTGGTGGACCGTGGCATCGCCGTGTTCGCCGCCAACGTGCGCGGCTCGTCGGGCTTCGGCCGCAGTTTCGTCAACGCCGACAACGGGGCGCTGCGCCGCGCGGCCATCGCCGACGTCGCCGCCTGCGTGGACCACCTCGTGCGCACCGGCGTGGCGGACCCCGCCCGGGTGGGGTGCATGGGGCGCTCGTACGGCGGTTACCTGACGCTGGCCGCGCTGACCACGTACCCGGAGCTGTTCGCGGTGGGCATCGACGTCTGCGGCATGTCGAACTTCGCCACGTTCTACGAGCACACCGAGCCGTGGATCGCGGCGGCGGCCGTGTCCAAGTACGGCGACCCGGTGCACGACGCGGAGCTGCTGCGCGAGCTCTCCCCGATCACCCGCATCGACCGCCTGCGCGCACCGCTGATGGTGGTGCACGGCGAGAACGACAGCAACGTCCCGGTGATCGAGGCGGAGCAGGTCGTCGCGGCGCTCGCGGCACGCGGGGCGGAGCACAAGTACCTGCTGTTCCCGGGCGAGGGGCACGAGCTGCTGCACCGGTCGTCGCGAGCGGAGTATCTACGCGAGACGGTCGGCTGGCTGACCCGGCACCTGCGCGTCCCGTCGCTGCTGGGCTGA
- a CDS encoding N-acetylglutaminylglutamine amidotransferase: protein MCGIAGELRFDDRAADPEAVRRMLPSLESRGPDGEGLWHRGGVAFGHRRLKIIDLSEAGAQPMTDEQLGLTLVFNGCIYNYKQLREELQGHGYTFFSNSDTEVILKAYHRWGADCVQHFLGMFAFAITEHATGTVMLARDRLGIKPMYLAETPGRLRFASTLPALLAAGDVDTSIDKVALQHYMTFHSVVPAPRTIVSGVRKLPPATVRVIRPDGTSTSTVYWEASHTRTDTPSSREEWAEAIHAGLRTAVERRMVADVPVGVLLSGGLDSSYIVALLAERGQRGLTTFSIGFESAAGESGDEFAYSDIIAKQFDTRHHQIRIGKDRFLPAVARTVAAMSEPMVSHDCIAFNLLSEDVSKQVTVVQSGQGADEILAGYSWYPPLADVPREQAVDAYAKEFFDRPHSDLARQLNPEWFLDEDVSRDVVAASFGRPAATTAVDAALRLDSQVMLVDDPVKRVDNMTMAWGLEARVPFLDHELVELAAACPPELKLAQGGKGVLKDAARGVVPDEVIDRTKGYFPVPGIRHLEGPMLELVRDALHAPAARARGLFRKEYVDALLADPNTARTTLGANQLWQLALLEMWLQDKGI, encoded by the coding sequence ATGTGCGGAATCGCCGGCGAGCTCAGGTTCGACGACCGGGCTGCCGATCCCGAGGCGGTCCGGCGGATGCTGCCGTCCCTGGAGTCGCGCGGCCCCGACGGTGAGGGCCTGTGGCACCGCGGCGGAGTCGCGTTCGGCCATCGCCGACTCAAGATCATCGACCTCTCCGAGGCCGGCGCGCAGCCGATGACCGACGAGCAGCTGGGCCTCACGCTGGTCTTCAACGGCTGCATCTACAACTACAAGCAGCTGCGCGAGGAACTGCAGGGCCACGGCTACACGTTCTTCTCGAACTCCGACACCGAGGTGATCCTCAAGGCGTACCACCGGTGGGGCGCCGACTGCGTGCAGCACTTCCTCGGCATGTTCGCCTTCGCGATCACCGAGCACGCCACCGGCACGGTCATGCTCGCGCGCGACCGGCTGGGCATCAAGCCGATGTACCTCGCCGAGACGCCCGGCCGCCTGCGCTTCGCGTCGACGCTGCCCGCGCTGCTCGCCGCGGGCGACGTCGACACCTCGATCGACAAGGTCGCGCTGCAGCACTACATGACGTTCCACTCGGTGGTGCCGGCGCCGCGCACGATCGTCTCCGGTGTCCGCAAGCTGCCGCCGGCGACCGTACGCGTCATCCGCCCCGACGGCACCAGCACCTCGACGGTCTACTGGGAGGCCTCGCACACCCGCACCGACACCCCGTCGAGCCGCGAGGAGTGGGCCGAGGCGATCCACGCCGGGCTGCGTACGGCCGTGGAGCGCCGGATGGTCGCCGACGTGCCGGTCGGGGTGCTGCTCTCCGGCGGCCTGGACTCGTCGTACATCGTGGCGCTCCTGGCCGAGCGGGGGCAGCGCGGGCTGACCACCTTCTCCATCGGCTTCGAGTCCGCGGCCGGCGAGAGCGGCGACGAGTTCGCGTACTCCGACATCATCGCCAAACAGTTCGACACCCGGCACCACCAGATCCGCATCGGCAAAGACCGGTTCCTGCCCGCGGTGGCGCGCACGGTGGCGGCGATGAGCGAGCCGATGGTCAGCCACGACTGCATCGCGTTCAACCTGCTCAGCGAGGACGTCTCGAAGCAGGTCACGGTCGTGCAGTCGGGCCAGGGCGCCGACGAGATCCTGGCCGGCTACAGCTGGTACCCGCCGCTCGCGGACGTGCCTCGCGAGCAGGCCGTCGACGCGTACGCGAAAGAGTTCTTCGACCGCCCGCACAGTGACCTGGCCCGCCAGCTGAACCCGGAGTGGTTCCTGGACGAGGACGTCAGCCGCGACGTCGTCGCGGCGAGCTTCGGCCGGCCCGCGGCGACCACCGCGGTCGACGCGGCGTTGCGGCTGGACTCACAGGTGATGCTCGTCGACGATCCCGTCAAACGAGTGGACAACATGACGATGGCGTGGGGGCTGGAGGCGCGCGTACCGTTCCTGGACCACGAGCTCGTCGAGCTCGCGGCGGCCTGCCCACCGGAGCTGAAGCTGGCCCAGGGCGGCAAGGGAGTGCTCAAGGACGCGGCTCGCGGGGTCGTGCCCGACGAGGTGATCGACCGGACCAAGGGCTACTTCCCGGTTCCCGGGATCCGGCACCTCGAAGGACCGATGCTGGAGCTCGTCCGCGACGCTCTGCACGCACCGGCGGCCCGCGCGCGGGGGCTGTTCCGCAAGGAGTACGTTGACGCGCTGCTGGCCGACCCGAACACTGCCCGTACGACCCTCGGGGCGAACCAGCTGTGGCAGCTCGCACTGCTCGAGATGTGGTTGCAGGACAAGGGAATCTAG
- a CDS encoding carboxylate--amine ligase/circularly permuted type 2 ATP-grasp protein, with the protein MSISTGGGEPTLGTKLTLGVEEELHVVDLRTRELVPRAPQILEQLDPESFSAELHRSVVETNTPVAGSLDELRDGVIGLRRRAIGIAESLGLGLVAAGTVPIVDLDSLPVTPTSRYRRMVDEYQMLAREQLICGAQVHVGITDRDEAVSIAQRVSPALPVLLALSASSPYWMGEDSGYASVRSLVWMRWPTAGDSGAVTGAADHDALVADLIASGTISDPKMVYFDVRPSAHLPTVELRVTDSSPDADTVVLLAGLFRGLVLRARQEYRAGKPLVPTRPPLHRAAMWRAARSGLEGDLLDLPRSPVPVPAAVAVERLVGDLRPQLEELGDWEQVYDLAVQTLSRGSSAARQRRAMARRGRISDVVDLVVADTRGGATGIGPGGQTVPAGLTPYAAEGDEAFPGGDVVPAYQGILDVLSALGPAGLRRREDAKDDEQRARGITFSVAGEAATRLFPFDLVPRTVPAGDWGRLRGGLIQRVRALDAFVNDVYGDRTVVRDGVVPEWVIDGSPELRPSGALVSRPGVRAQVAGVDLVRDGEGNWCVLEDNLRVPSGIAYAMQNRRLTEAVLPELPYPPGLLSPERTPQLLKQALLDAAGPAAGDDPRLVVLSQGPDDSAWFEHRMLAEEMGVPLVRSTDLLVDEGVLHRIANGRKHRVDVVYLRMGEDSLVHSPGADGMPLGPSLVAALHADTVVLANALGNGIGDDKAVYAYVPRLIEYYLGEKPLLADVPTYLCGIPEQRAEVLDRLDELVCKPVDGYGGDRIVIGPHAGPEDLAAVRRQIRTAPHRWVAQEVVDLSTAPVFDGHQLAPRHVDLRAFVFTGRESVVAPAALTRVAPAGSMIVNSSRGGGSKDTWLLS; encoded by the coding sequence TTGAGTATCAGCACGGGCGGCGGCGAACCCACCCTCGGCACGAAGCTCACGCTCGGCGTGGAGGAGGAGCTGCACGTCGTGGATCTGCGGACCCGCGAGCTCGTGCCGCGGGCGCCGCAGATCCTGGAGCAGCTCGACCCCGAGAGCTTCTCCGCGGAGCTGCACCGGTCGGTGGTGGAGACGAACACGCCGGTCGCCGGCTCGCTGGACGAGCTGCGGGACGGCGTCATCGGGTTGCGCCGCCGCGCCATCGGCATCGCCGAGTCCCTGGGGCTGGGCCTGGTCGCGGCCGGCACGGTGCCGATCGTGGACCTCGACTCGCTGCCGGTCACGCCCACCTCGCGCTACCGCCGGATGGTCGACGAGTACCAGATGCTCGCCCGCGAGCAGCTCATCTGCGGCGCCCAGGTGCACGTGGGCATCACCGACCGCGACGAGGCGGTGTCGATCGCTCAGCGGGTCAGCCCGGCGCTGCCCGTCCTGCTCGCGCTGTCGGCCAGCTCGCCGTACTGGATGGGAGAGGACAGCGGGTACGCCAGCGTGCGCTCGCTCGTCTGGATGCGCTGGCCGACGGCCGGCGACAGCGGCGCCGTCACCGGCGCGGCCGACCACGACGCCCTGGTCGCCGACCTCATCGCCTCCGGCACGATCAGCGACCCCAAGATGGTCTACTTCGACGTCCGCCCGTCGGCACACCTGCCGACCGTGGAGCTGCGGGTCACCGACTCCAGCCCGGACGCGGACACCGTCGTGCTCCTCGCCGGACTGTTCCGCGGCCTGGTGCTGCGCGCGCGCCAGGAGTACCGCGCCGGGAAGCCGCTCGTACCGACCCGCCCGCCGCTGCACCGCGCCGCGATGTGGCGGGCCGCGCGCTCCGGCCTGGAGGGCGACCTGCTCGACCTGCCCCGCTCGCCGGTGCCGGTGCCGGCCGCGGTAGCCGTGGAGCGCCTCGTCGGCGACCTGCGCCCGCAGCTGGAGGAGCTGGGCGACTGGGAGCAGGTGTACGACCTGGCGGTGCAGACGCTCAGCCGGGGCAGCTCCGCCGCCCGCCAGCGCCGGGCCATGGCACGCCGCGGACGCATCTCCGACGTGGTCGACCTGGTCGTGGCCGACACCCGGGGCGGCGCCACCGGCATCGGACCCGGCGGGCAGACCGTACCGGCCGGGCTCACCCCGTACGCGGCGGAGGGTGACGAGGCGTTCCCGGGCGGCGACGTCGTGCCGGCGTACCAGGGGATCCTCGACGTGCTGAGCGCGCTCGGCCCGGCCGGGCTGCGCCGCCGCGAGGACGCCAAGGACGACGAGCAGCGCGCCCGCGGGATCACGTTCAGCGTGGCCGGCGAGGCCGCCACCCGGCTCTTCCCGTTCGACCTGGTCCCGCGGACCGTGCCGGCGGGCGACTGGGGCCGGCTGCGCGGCGGGCTGATCCAGCGGGTCCGCGCGCTCGACGCGTTCGTCAACGACGTGTACGGCGACCGTACGGTGGTCCGCGACGGCGTCGTGCCGGAATGGGTGATCGACGGCTCGCCCGAGCTGCGGCCCAGCGGTGCCCTGGTCAGCCGCCCCGGCGTGCGCGCGCAGGTGGCCGGCGTCGACCTCGTCCGCGACGGCGAGGGCAACTGGTGCGTGCTGGAGGACAACCTGCGGGTGCCGTCCGGGATCGCGTACGCGATGCAGAACCGCCGCCTCACCGAGGCGGTCCTGCCCGAACTGCCGTACCCGCCGGGTTTGCTGAGCCCGGAGCGCACGCCGCAGCTGCTCAAGCAGGCCCTGCTCGACGCGGCGGGCCCGGCGGCCGGGGACGACCCGCGCCTGGTGGTGCTCAGCCAGGGCCCCGACGACTCGGCGTGGTTCGAGCACCGGATGCTGGCCGAGGAGATGGGCGTGCCGCTGGTGCGCAGCACCGACCTGCTCGTCGACGAGGGCGTGCTGCACCGCATCGCCAACGGCCGCAAGCACCGCGTCGACGTGGTGTACCTGCGCATGGGCGAGGACAGCCTGGTGCACTCCCCCGGCGCCGACGGGATGCCGCTGGGCCCGAGCCTCGTCGCGGCGCTGCACGCCGACACCGTCGTGCTGGCGAACGCGCTGGGCAACGGCATCGGCGACGACAAGGCCGTGTACGCCTACGTCCCCCGGCTCATCGAGTACTACCTCGGGGAGAAGCCGCTGCTCGCGGACGTGCCGACGTACCTGTGCGGGATCCCGGAGCAGCGCGCGGAGGTGCTGGACCGGCTCGACGAGCTGGTCTGCAAGCCGGTGGACGGCTACGGCGGCGACCGCATCGTCATCGGACCGCACGCCGGCCCCGAGGACCTCGCCGCGGTACGCCGCCAGATCCGTACGGCCCCGCACCGCTGGGTGGCCCAGGAGGTGGTGGACCTGTCGACCGCCCCCGTGTTCGACGGCCACCAGCTGGCGCCGCGCCACGTCGACCTGCGCGCCTTCGTCTTCACCGGCCGCGAGTCGGTGGTCGCCCCCGCGGCCCTGACCCGGGTCGCCCCCGCCGGGAGCATGATCGTGAACTCCTCCCGCGGCGGCGGCTCCAAGGACACGTGGCTGCTCAGCTAA
- the ppdK gene encoding pyruvate, phosphate dikinase → MAGEDMAGEKYVYDFSEGHKDLKELLGGKGANLAEMTRLGLPVPAGFTVTTKACQAYLATGRNPAGLAEEIDGHLAVLERTMGRRLGDPADPLLVSVRSGAAFSMPGMMETVLNVGLTDACVEGLAAQAGGDHRFAWDSYRRLIQMFGKTVCDVPGEEFSDALEDAKKAKGGTDDLHLDADDLRALVQAYKRIFAKHTGYEFPQDPREQMRLATEAVFRSWNAERAVLYRRQERIPADLGTAVNVVAMVFGNLGPDSGTGVAFTRDPASGAQGIYGDYLANAQGEDVVAGIRNTVPLEELKNLDRRSYDELLEIMAKLEGHYRDLCDIEFTIERGKLWMLQTRVGKRTAAAAFRIAGQLVNEGMIDLDEALRRVSGAQLAQLMFPRFDLSGEPAALTRGIGASPGAASGKAVFSAQRATELAAAGEDVILVRRETNPEDLAGMIAAKGILTARGGKTSHAAVVARGMGRTCVCGADQLEIAADRFTVNGRTVSEGDVISVDGTSGCVYLGAVPVRPSEVVQYFEGETVDSSLVEAVHLIMDHADASRRLVVRTNADTGADAARARRFGAEGIGLCRTEHMFLGDRKELVERLILAVSESARNDALAALLPLQRADFVDLFRAMDGLPVTVRLIDPPLHEFLPSLEELAVTVALARERGEAHADEERLLDAVRRMHEQNPMLGLRGVRLGLVIPGLFAMQVRAIAEAAAQLAAEGLDPRPEIMVPLVGAVQELETVRRECEQIVAEVIGGTGVRVQIGTMIEVPRAALTAGQIAEAADFFSFGTNDLTQMGWGFSRDDVEGAFFWRYLELGIFGISPFESIDRDGVGRLIRIAAEEGRAVKPELKLGVCGEHGGDPESVHFFHEVGLDYVSCSPFRVPVARLEAGRAAVSGGESDSR, encoded by the coding sequence ATGGCCGGTGAAGACATGGCCGGGGAGAAGTACGTCTACGATTTTTCGGAAGGTCACAAGGACCTCAAGGAGCTCCTCGGCGGCAAAGGCGCGAACCTGGCCGAGATGACCCGCCTCGGGCTGCCCGTGCCGGCCGGATTCACCGTCACCACGAAGGCCTGCCAGGCGTACCTCGCGACCGGGCGCAACCCCGCCGGGCTGGCCGAGGAGATCGACGGGCATCTCGCCGTGCTGGAGCGCACGATGGGCCGCCGGCTCGGTGATCCGGCCGACCCGCTGCTGGTCTCCGTACGTTCGGGGGCGGCGTTCTCGATGCCCGGAATGATGGAGACCGTGCTCAACGTCGGGCTCACCGACGCCTGCGTCGAGGGGCTCGCCGCGCAGGCCGGCGGCGACCACCGGTTCGCCTGGGATTCGTACCGGCGGCTGATCCAGATGTTCGGCAAAACGGTGTGCGACGTGCCGGGCGAGGAATTCTCCGACGCCCTGGAAGACGCGAAAAAGGCCAAGGGCGGCACCGACGATCTGCACCTCGACGCCGACGACCTGCGCGCGCTGGTGCAGGCGTACAAGCGCATTTTCGCCAAGCACACCGGATACGAGTTCCCGCAGGACCCGCGCGAGCAGATGCGGCTGGCCACGGAGGCGGTGTTCCGCTCCTGGAATGCCGAACGCGCGGTGCTCTACCGGCGCCAGGAGCGCATCCCGGCCGACCTCGGCACGGCCGTCAACGTGGTCGCGATGGTCTTCGGCAACCTCGGCCCCGACTCCGGCACGGGCGTCGCCTTCACCCGCGACCCGGCCAGTGGAGCCCAGGGCATCTACGGTGATTACCTCGCAAATGCCCAGGGCGAGGACGTCGTCGCCGGCATCCGCAACACCGTCCCGCTCGAGGAGCTGAAGAACCTCGACCGGCGCTCGTACGACGAGCTCCTCGAGATCATGGCCAAGCTCGAGGGCCACTACCGCGACCTGTGCGACATCGAGTTCACCATCGAGCGCGGCAAGCTGTGGATGCTGCAGACCCGGGTCGGCAAGCGGACGGCCGCGGCCGCGTTCCGGATCGCGGGTCAGCTGGTGAACGAGGGCATGATCGACCTCGATGAGGCGCTGCGCCGCGTCTCCGGGGCCCAGCTGGCGCAGCTGATGTTCCCCCGCTTCGACCTGTCCGGGGAGCCGGCGGCGCTGACCAGGGGGATCGGCGCGTCGCCCGGCGCGGCGTCCGGCAAGGCGGTCTTCAGCGCGCAGCGGGCGACCGAGCTGGCCGCCGCGGGCGAGGACGTGATCCTGGTCCGGCGCGAGACGAACCCCGAGGACCTGGCCGGCATGATCGCCGCCAAGGGCATCCTCACCGCCCGGGGCGGCAAGACCAGCCACGCCGCGGTGGTGGCCCGGGGCATGGGCCGGACCTGCGTGTGCGGCGCGGACCAGCTGGAGATCGCCGCGGACCGGTTCACGGTGAACGGCCGTACGGTCAGCGAGGGCGACGTCATCTCCGTCGACGGCACCAGCGGCTGCGTCTACCTGGGCGCGGTGCCCGTACGCCCCTCCGAGGTCGTGCAGTACTTCGAGGGCGAGACCGTCGACTCGTCGCTCGTGGAGGCCGTACACCTGATCATGGACCACGCCGACGCCAGCCGGCGGCTCGTCGTACGCACCAACGCCGACACCGGCGCGGACGCGGCCCGGGCCCGGCGCTTCGGCGCGGAGGGCATCGGGCTGTGCCGCACCGAGCACATGTTCCTCGGCGACCGCAAGGAACTGGTCGAGCGGCTGATCCTCGCCGTCAGCGAGAGCGCCCGCAACGACGCGCTCGCCGCCCTGCTGCCGCTGCAGCGCGCCGACTTCGTCGACCTGTTCCGGGCCATGGACGGGCTGCCGGTGACCGTGCGGCTGATCGACCCGCCGCTGCACGAGTTCCTGCCGTCGCTGGAGGAGCTGGCCGTGACCGTCGCGCTGGCCCGCGAGCGGGGTGAGGCGCACGCCGACGAGGAACGCCTGCTCGACGCCGTACGCCGGATGCACGAGCAGAACCCGATGCTGGGGCTGCGCGGCGTACGCCTGGGCCTGGTCATCCCGGGTCTGTTCGCGATGCAGGTCCGGGCGATCGCGGAGGCGGCGGCGCAGCTCGCCGCCGAGGGCCTCGACCCGCGGCCGGAGATCATGGTGCCGCTGGTCGGCGCCGTGCAGGAGCTCGAGACGGTGCGCCGCGAGTGCGAGCAGATCGTCGCCGAGGTGATCGGCGGCACCGGCGTCCGGGTCCAGATCGGCACGATGATCGAGGTGCCGCGCGCGGCACTGACCGCGGGCCAGATCGCCGAGGCGGCGGACTTCTTCTCGTTCGGCACCAACGACCTCACCCAGATGGGCTGGGGCTTCTCCCGCGACGACGTCGAGGGCGCCTTCTTCTGGCGCTACCTCGAGCTGGGCATCTTCGGCATCTCACCGTTCGAGTCCATCGACCGCGACGGCGTCGGCAGGCTCATCCGGATCGCCGCTGAGGAGGGCCGCGCGGTGAAGCCGGAGCTCAAGCTCGGCGTCTGCGGCGAGCACGGCGGCGACCCGGAGTCGGTGCACTTCTTCCACGAGGTCGGGCTCGACTACGTGTCCTGCTCGCCGTTCCGGGTGCCGGTCGCGAGGCTGGAGGCAGGCCGGGCGGCGGTTTCCGGAGGGGAGTCCGACAGCCGCTGA